A genomic segment from Drosophila miranda strain MSH22 chromosome 3, D.miranda_PacBio2.1, whole genome shotgun sequence encodes:
- the LOC108159002 gene encoding bromodomain adjacent to zinc finger domain protein 2B isoform X4 has protein sequence MNKNAGDGSGNDGKNSNNHGKGGGGSNAGGGAGAGNPHDPTGLLDAASLFAYWGRDPTGAAAAAASNPLFNSQFNAAAAAGLGLLPQTGGGSANDRYSMAAAAAAAAGAHHHQNTMAVAASQAASLAGLHPASWWSMAQLAAQDYFSRLQASGLSPFPHPDLAAAFGPAAMGMGATGAGGNGAGSGSVMGAGAGSGSAVGGGNGGGGGSSSSSGSKSNKSRKEKRAAQQQQQQQQQQQQQQQSLANSLNAAAAAAAAAAANNPAAALASMHGFGVPGSVAVSTGSGSISTSSGGGHGGYKSTASAYGKPSTMTSNSMASNPSSAYDPVTLHKELMAMQAVAAAASGSGGGSGSGSSGKKSGGGGSSSSMHGHGLSGLGMGGGGNGGIMSGSKASSTNVSSSNASLGGMHPSLGSANPLMSPHGMGGGSSSSAGASGKDRDKNNPSLNALNSLSQFGALGMTPQQSMQAAMNAFAASTGVVPSATVTSSSQHHSSSQQQQQQQQQQQQQAGISSTGGSSGSKGGNGAKDYMSAAAGMMSGSGSSEHPSLLGVRLPPDTEIIKYTSSIVGPKIPGTTSRGRKKTISETEQQQTTHQQKQQQQQQQHHQAEQHLLQQQLQQQQQKELDSTTNALSSLLAFPGLSPAKRARLEMEYAAMAAAAQQHQQQQQQHQQHQQHQHQQQHHQQQQQQQQQQAAAAAVAAAGGLHGMLGAAGMPMGSLSGLTGMSNPLDQLSVTKSSASTVTSNANSSASSMGLHGHGQGSSSDRVEVIKLPPTITSNGAYNLSSKGKEVHDLTSDHATPGSGGVNLSLKSASSALPPAATGAVGSASNPITIDDFDAPLNLSMKPSDKSSGGGPTASTSTSSSALANMASEYQAAAQGGNSLQSLSSITAALGGSSGGMPGGSISGSGDTSPAPQHGGGSSTGGNSSGGGGGGGGGGGSSSYKEGRPRNLGRGVSKPKKNTVASLLAQSRAVGLKPMLATQQLLQQGADIEKIRLALSEANAHMETSTDSESMAAESGLSESESEDANIHNVSELRVPLDMGWKRDTVIRGLTKLGQIRGEVTYYAPGSVAPLKTIGQVFAILEQQPSNLTRENFSFSARAIVGSFLQPAPPPYANDGEYIRMTDEDVAKRLEDLKVFTRQTLNVEQRIEIAKQQQAMRDAKKLQKEELARNKEKARQEKNAKLEQQRKEKEMKNQQAIEERKKRQDELDRLKQEELLKKQQEKEKRRQEAILAKEQELQKQKELLLAAEMERERRRQHMNLIRMLEVRRKFEEREKKKHQLVLDRLILRERRMAERKRDAEILQLIRRPNEDSEMLQEMAVPELERIAGNRLPGQAMADLLMVFEFLHNFGETLGFDMESLPSLQNLHDALISDSNADAEEELLSVMTHLLVCAIEDPGVPNPGRHTTLLGQSLRNADITNSNVSEILRIYLYATATGEVRQMHGITVDRERERRVPDHHQVDADTSTHSAKNQEYYKLLHENDTWKLSYALKDRPFVALNPTRKAQMLAHLCNDLLMNKAVLRQIDGSLETCAQMRKEKYMTDMKVRKYKALHMRKARIEAYEKAQAEREAAMHALMAQQKLDAERLAQAQAKQAEAEAAAEAMQAAAAAEGDDTSKVPDIEGEGLPVETNNGETNKEGEDGKDIPSQPMDVDGVDCPVSNREEATPAAPLLDSSLVSPAKSCISSVDCITPGKQMPGQDFATPTPTPTPTPTPTYQHNGSSTPTTSGLNAAAGVGVGVATVAGGLEMQAALMQAKKSGARNSINEDGHNDVSIIEDDLSDLDSEITNVEEDEDNRLSADELQKKLDKIVRASLNCKEALEKSTNQLRAACFGQDRFWRRYWKLPKAGGIFIEALESAQNDICDYHEALENMDEKQLQKEQQQSQKQIEDGSRDQEAEPETEKVAAKEAESATGTVTDTDTVSVTGTVQPMEVDESHTEMNPAIAVATAAQDQDNHPERKRDDQDDGEEEEAEDDDDDEVTEVNKIEPEIVDLGDDDDDDDEAGAVPPTVAKIEPPRPEIKVKSEMELMGPPTTMISTKTDFEAEIKIPSMPGHMIPTLNNNNNSIGNDNNCDKLEGMGMGMGMGMGMGAVGVGMAQTYGQNLITSSTIKMEDLKKETSDDCIIVSTSSGDDTPKWFSIVQREVPLISELPAEEGGVVAQDLQWDYANQNCYAQLQLQGHPWDLINNVQYYSIPMEECKVDPGKLAQECIFSLSGLDERQMQAKLEEYEAKIKIKCTVPKNGLESPHRPLVTTDDEEQEIKLKPDADEDGQMDLDAEADAEAEPDADAETDADAEADGDANAEKDNEHAGKDKFFRLRTDVPPDTGGGEGALEDGTDAPELKPKIELRLDEALSQAYYHNIANMSLSSVQTYIPIDIPLPLSMTPDEHRLLEQVKLSGFPDKVHGVYVPQRQRYGWWQLDDEQKLRQLLKTLNPSGLRERELQENLTRFLTLEQPLGVNYQLQPLEAHMVEYLLPDRPHDWNPKVAKRVELALLEQLESLEDKVASASMQLKNWQVPNRVEGEQSLPEPEEVSEEDFISIIPMIRERIIDLEANIERRYLKPPLGSQTGDAHLAVIAQNQHTSTQTQNSASAAAYLLQMQQQQLVQQQQQQQQQQHHQHQQQPGGNSLNPSSFNERTMALAAAAAAAAPNSSNASGCPGESGSVEPVSGNVSPASNCDSDRDEKVENIPKGLVQWRDAVARSHTTAQLAMALYVLESCVAWDKSIMKANCQFCTSGENEDKLLLCDGCDKGYHTYCFKPKMDNIPDGDWYCYECVNKATNERKCIVCGGHRPSPVGKMIYCDLCPRAYHADCYIPPLLKVPRGKWYCHGCIARAPPPKKRSGGTSSSSSKSRRDRDASTAAKRRNDKPGLPGPVGATSMEHLPQMGGGDAQHQLQQSLNSSHDESMTSLPPPLSPAHSVASATFEDQQHTNSIDSSRFQAHLGNSNSNNNGVVPLPEEVAIAATGYPVYPPASAFAAGLVNPTGPTALPILPVPHGPMQFSNVAMSPRAVTPTRTPTPTPAPTPPPPGPLHPPVPTSTTPLLMQASPTALNAICQSPPHQQPMTMPSPRACTPTPPTVGAAGGVGVTQMSPPPINIHAIQEAKEKLKQEKKEKHATKKLMKELAVCKTLLAEMELHEDSWPFLLPVNTKQFPTYRKIIKSPMDLSTIKKKLHDLSYKAREDFCVDVRQIFDNCEMFNEDDSPVGKAGHGMRKFFESRWAEMTEKHS, from the exons ATGAATAAAAATGCCGGCGATGGCAGCGGCAACGACGGCAAAAACTCAAACAATCATGGCAAGGGCGGTGGTGGCTCCAACGCGGGTGGGGGCGCCGGAGCCGGCAATCCGCACGATCCCACCGGACTCCTAGATGCCGCCTCGCTATTCG CTTATTGGGGCCGTGATCCCACTGGAGCTGCGGCGGCAGCCGCCTCCAATCCGCTGTTCAACTCACAATTCAATGCAGCCGCCGCAGCTGGCCTGGGCCTCCTTCCGCAAACGGGAGGCGGTTCTGCCAATGACCGCTACTCGATGGCCgctgcagcggcggcggcggccggCGCCCATCATCATCAGAACACCATGGCAGTGGCCGCTTCGCAGGCCGCCAGTCTGGCAGGTCTGCATCCAGCAA GCTGGTGGTCGATGGCGCAACTGGCGGCTCAGGACTACTTTAGTCGCCTGCAGGCGTCCGGCCTCTCACCATTCCCGCATCCAGACCTGGCGGCAGCCTTCGGGCCGGCGGCAATGGGCATGGGCGCCACAGGAGCAGGCGGAAATGGTGCAGGCAGTGGCAGCGTAATGGGTGCGGGTGCTGGCAGCGGATCGGCTGTGGGTGGTGGCAATGGCGGGGGCGGAGGATCGTCCAGCTCCTCTGGCAGCAAGTCCAACAAGTCGCGCAAGGAGAAGCGGgcggcccagcagcagcagcaacagcagcagcagcagcagcaacagcagcagagcctGGCCAACAGCCTGAatgcggcggcggcagcggctgcagcagctgcGGCCAACAATCCGGCAGCAGCGCTCGCCAGCATGCACGGATTCGGTGTGCCGGGATCGGTGGCCGTGAGCACGGGCAGCGGATCGATCTCCACCAGCAGCGGAGGCGGCCATGGAGGATACAAG AGCACGGCCAGTGCGTACGGGAAGCCTTCGACGATGACGAGCAACAGCATGGCGAGCAATCCGAGCTCCGCGTACGATCCTGTGACCCTGCACAAAGAGCTGATGGCCATGCAGGCGGTAGCAGCCGCCGCCTCGGGATCGGGCGGAGGCTCCGGCAGCGGCTCGTCGGGCAAAAAGtccggcggcggcggcagttCCTCCTCAATGCACGGCCACGGACTCTCCGGCCTCGGCATGGGCGGTGGAGGCAACGGCGGCATCATGTCCGGCAGCAAGGCATCGTCCACGAATGTCAGCTCCAGCAACGCGTCGCTGGGCGGCATGCATCCCAGCCTGGGCAGCGCCAATCCGCTAATGTCTCCCCATGGCATGGGCGGTGGATCCTCGTCGTCGGCGGGGGCATCGGGCAAGGACCGCGACAAGAACAATCCCTCGCTGAATGCCCTCAATTCGTTGTCGCAGTTCGGGGCCCTGGGCATGACGCCGCAGCAGAGCATGCAGGCGGCGATGAATGCGTTTGCGGCCAGCACGGGAGTGGTGCCCAGTGCCACAGTCACGTCGTCGTCGCAGCATCACAGTTcctcccagcagcagcagcagcaacagcagcagcagcagcaacaggcgGGAATCAGTTCAACGGGTGGATCATCGGGGAGCAAGGGCGGAAACGGTGCAAAGGATTACATGAGCGCAGCAGCGGGAATGATGAG cggcagtggcagcagcgaGCATCCCTCGTTGCTGGGCGTACGCCTGCCACCGGACACGGAGATCATCAAGTATACGTCCTCGATTGTGGGCCCCAAAATACCTGGTACTACATCGCGGGGTCGCAAGAAGACTATTTCCGAAACAGAACAACAACAGACCACACatcaacagaaacaacaacaacaacaacaacaacaccaccaAGCAGAACAACACCTACTCCAACAACAattacaacagcaacagcaaaaagaGCTCGACAGCACCACAAATGCACTCTCCTCTCTGCTTGCATTTCCAGGTCTCAGTCCCGCGAAGCGGGCTAGACTCGAAATGGAGTACGCGGCAATGGCAGCAGCCGCccaacagcaccagcagcagcagcagcagcaccaacagcaccagcagcaccagcaccagcagcagcatcaccagcagcagcaacagcaacagcaacagcaggcggCAGCAGCTGCAGTGGCAGCAGCCGGAGGACTCCATGGAATGCTGGGAGCCGCTGGCATGCCAATGGGCAGTCTGTCCGGCCTCACGGGCATGTCCAATCCGTTGGATCAGCTGAGTGTCACCAAGTCCAGTGCCTCGACGGTGACCAGCAATGCCAACTCTTCGGCGTCCTCGATGGGGCTCCACGGTCACGGCCAGGGCTCATCGAGCGATCGGGTGGAGGTGATCAAGCTGCCGCCGACCATCACCTCGAACGGCGCCTACAATCTCTCCAGCAAGGGCAAGGAGGTGCACGATCTGACCAGCGACCATGCAACCCCCGGCTCGGGTGGCGTTAATCTTAGCCTGAAGTCGGCGTCCAGTGCGTTGCCCCCCGCCGCCACTGGGGCCGTGGGCTCCGCCTCGAATCCAATCACCATCGACGACTTTGATGCGCCGCTTAATCTGTCCATGAAGCCCTCGGACAAGAGCAGCGGCGGAGGCCCAACGGCGTCCACTTCCACCTCCAGCTCGGCGCTGGCCAACATGGCCAGTGAGTACCAGGCGGCTGCTCAGGGCGGCAACAGCCTGCAGTCTCTGAGCTCCATTACGGCCGCTCTCGGCGGCAGCAGTGGGGGCATGCCGGGTGGGTCCATTTCGGGCAGTGGCGATACGTCGCCGGCACCTCAACACGGAGGCGGTAGCTCGACAGGTGGAAACTCGtcgggcggcggcggcggcggaggaggaggcggtggTTCTTCCTCGTACAAGGAGGGGCGTCCGCGCAATCTGGGACGTGGAGTGTCCAAGCCCAAGAAGAATACAGTGGCCTCCCTGCTGGCCCAGTCGCGGGCTGTGGGCCTCAAACCGATGCTGGCCACCCAACAGCTGCTCCAGCAAGGAGCGGACATT GAGAAGATCCGGCTGGCATTGAGCGAGGCCAATGCGCACATGGAAACATCAACGGACTCGGAGAGCATGGCCGCCGAGAGCGGGCTGTCGGAGTCGGAGAGCGAGGATGCCAACATACACAATGTGTCGGAGCTGCGAGTGCCCCTGGACATGGGCTGGAAGCGGGACACGGTCATCCGAGGCCTGACCAAGCTGGGACAGATCCGTGGGGAGGTCACCTACTATGCCCCGGGCAGTGTGGCGCCCCTGAAGACCATTGGACAGGTTTTTGCT ATCCTGGAGCAGCAGCCATCGAATCTGACGCGCGAGAACTTTAGCTTCTCCGCACGGGCCATTGTGGGATCGTTTCTGCAGCCAGCGCCGCCGCCGTACGCCAACGATGGCGAGTACATACGGATGACCGACGAGGATGTGGCTAAACGGCTGGAGGACCTCAAGGTGTTCACACGCCAGACACTCAATGTGGAGCAGCGCATCGAGATCgccaagcagcagcaggcgatGCGGGATGCCAAGAAGCTGCAGAAGGAGGAGCTGGCGCGCAACAAGGAGAAGGCGCGCCAGGAGAAGAACGCCAAGCTCGAGCAGCAGCGCAAGGAGAAGGAGATGAAGAACCAGCAGGCCATCGAG GAGCGCAAGAAGCGGCAGGATGAGCTCGATCGCCTCAAGCAGGAGGAGCTGCTCAAGAAGCAACAG gagaaggagaagcgTCGTCAGGAAGCCATTTTAGCCAAGGAACAG GAACTGCAGAAGCAGAAGGAACTGCTGCTGGCCGCTGAAATG GAACGCGAGCGTCGACGGCAGCACATGAATCTCATACGGATGCTGGAGGTGCGGCGCAAGTTCGAGGAGCGGGAGAAGAAGAAACATCAGCTGGTGCTGGATCGCCTCATACTGCGCGAGCGCCGCATGGCCGAGAGGAAGCGTGACGCGGAGATCCTACAGCTGATACGGCGACCCAACGAGGACTCGGAAATGCTGCAGGAGATGGCGGTGCCGGAGCTGGAGCGCATTGCCGGCAATCGATTGCCGGGCCAGGCGATGGCCGATCTTCTGATGGTCTTCGAGTTTCTGCACAACTTTGGCGAGACCCTCGGCTTCGACATGGAGTCGCTGCCGTCGCTGCAGAACCTCCACGACGCCCTGATCAGCGACAGCAATGCGGATGCCGAGGAGGAGCTGCTGTCGGTGATGACGCACCTCCTGGTGTGTGCCATTGAGGATCCCGGCGTGCCCAATCCCGGCCGTCACACAACGCTGCTGGGCCAGTCGCTGCGCAACGCGGACATAACCAACTCGAATGTGTCGGAGATTCTGCGCATCTACCTGTACGCCACGGCCACCGGAGAGGTGCGCCAGATGCACGGCATCACCGTCGACAGAGAGCGGGAGCGGCGGGTGCCCGACCACCACCAGGTGGACGCCGACACCAGCACGCACTCGGCCAAGAACCAGGAGTACTACAAGCTGCTCCACGAGAACGACACCTGGAAGCTATCGTACGCCCTCAAGGACCGCCCCTTCGTGGCCCTGAATCCGACGCGCAAGGCCCAGATGTTGGCCCACCTATGCAACGATCTGCTGATGAACAAGGCCGTGCTGCGGCAGATCGACGGCAGCCTCGAGACCTGCGCCCAGATGCGCAAGGAGAAGTACATGACGGACATGAAGGTGCGCAAGTACAAGGCCCTTCACATGCGCAAGGCCCGCATCGAGGCGTACGAGAAGGCGCAGGCGGAGCGGGAGGCGGCCATGCACGCCCTGATGGCCCAGCAGAAGCTAGACGCCGAGCGGCTGGCCCAGGCACAGGCGAAGCAGGCCGAGGCCGAGGCGGCAGCAGAGGCCATGCAggcggcggctgctgccgaAGGAGACGACACATCCAAGGTACCGGACATCGAAGGAGAGGGACTTCCTGTGGAGACCAACAACGGGGAGACCAACAAGGAGGGGGAGGATGGCAAGGACATTCCATCACAGCCCATGGACGTGGATGGCGTTGATTGTCCGGTCAGCAATCGGGAGGAGGCCACGCCCGCTGCACCACTCCTCGATTCCTCGCTGGTGAGCCCCGCCAAGAGCTGCATTTCTTCCGTGGATTGCATTACTCCCGGCAAGCAGATGCCGGGACAGGACTTTGCCACGCCCACACCtacgccaacgccaacgcccaCGCCCACCTATCAGCACAACGGTTCGAGTACGCCCACAACAAGTGGCCTAAATGCGGCAgcgggagtgggagtgggagtggcaaCTGTGGCTGGAGGCCTCGAAATGCAGGCCGCCCTGATGCAGGCCAAAAAGAGCGGAGCCCGCAACTCCATCAACGAGGATGGCCACAACGATGTGAGCATCATCGAGGACGACCTCTCCGACCTGGACTCGGAGATCACCAATGTGGAGGAGGACGAGGACAATCGCCTGAGTGCCGATGAGCTGCAAAAGAAGCTGGACAAAATCGTGCGCGCTTCGCTCAACTGCAAGGAGGCGCTGGAGAAGAGCACCAATCAGCTGCGTGCCGCCTGCTTTGGGCAGGATCGCTTCTGGCGACGCTACTGGAAGCTGCCCAAGGCCGGAGGCATCTTCATCGAGGCCCTGGAATCAGCCCAGAACGATATCTGTGACTACCACGAGGCCCTGGAGAATATGGACGAGAAGCAGCtgcagaaggagcagcagcagagccagAAGCAGATCGAGGATGGATCCAGAGACCaggaggcagagccagagactGAGAAGGTGGCAGCGAAGGAGGCGGAGTCAGCGACGGGCACGGTCACGGACACGGATACGGTGTCGGTGACGGGGACAGTGCAGCCCATGGAGGTGGATGAATCGCACACAGAGATGAATCCAGCTATAGCCGTGGCCACAGCAGCACAGGATCAGGATAATCATCCAGAACGGAAGCGAGACGATCAGGACGAtggagaggaggaggaggcggaggatgacgatgacgatgaggtCACCGAAGTGAACAAAATCGAACCGGAGATTGTGGATCTgggcgatgatgatgatgatgatgacgaagCGGGTGCTGTGCCTCCAACGGTAGCCAAAATCGAACCGCCCCGACCCGAAATCAAGGTCAAGTCGGAGATGGAGCTAATGGGCCCGCCCACCACGATGATCTCCACCAAAACGGACTTCGAGGCGGAGATCAAGATACCCTCGATGCCTGGCCACATGATTCCAACcctcaacaacaataacaacagcaTTGGCAACGACAACAACTGTGATAAGTTGGAGggaatgggcatgggcatgggtaTGGGCATGGGAATGGGAGCGGTGGGAGTGGGAATGGCACAGACATATGGGCAGAATCTGATCACATCTTCGACCATCAAAATGGAGGACCTGAAAAAGGAAACGTCCGACGATTGTATCATTGTGTCCACCTCCAGTGGCGACGATACGCCCAAATGGTTCTCGATTGTGCAGCGCGAGGTGCCGCTAATCAGCGAACTGCCCGCGGAGGAGGGCGGTGTGGTCGCCCAGGATCTGCAGTGGGACTATGCGAACCAGAACTGCTATgcccagctgcagctgcagggcCATCCGTGGGACCTGATCAACAACGTGCAGTACTACTCGATACCGATGGAGGAGTGCAAGGTGGATCCGGGGAAGCTGGCGCAGGAGTGCATCTTCTCGCTGAGCGGCCTGGACGAGCGCCAGATGCAggccaagctggaggagtACGAGGCCAAGATCAAGATCAAGTGCACAGTGCCAAAAAACGGTCTGGAGTCTCCTCATCGCCCCCTCGTGACGACCGATGATGAGGAGCAGGAGATCAAGTTGAAGCCGGATGCCGACGAAGATGGACAGATGGATTTGGATGCGGAGGCGGACGCTGAAGCGGAACCAGATGCGGATGCTGAAACGGACGCTGACGCTGAGGCAGATGGAGATGCGAATGCGGAGAAGGACAACGAGCACGCCGGCAAGGACAAGTTTTTTCGTTTGCGCACTGATGTCCCCCCGGACACGGGCGGGGGAGAAGGGGCACTTGAGGACGGAACAGATGCCCCAGAGCTAAAGCCGAAGATTGAGCTGAGGCTGGATGAGGCCCTGTCGCAGGCCTACTACCACAACATCGCCAACATGTCGCTGAGCAGCGTCCAAACGTACATCCCCATCGACATTCCCCTGCCCCTGTCCATGACGCCCGACGAGCACCGGCTCCTCGAGCAGGTGAAGCTCTCCGGCTTCCCGGACAAAGTGCACGGCGTGTACGTGCCGCAACGCCAGCGCTACGGCTGGTGGCAGCTCGACGACGAGCAGAAACTGCGCCAGCTCCTAAAGACCCTGAATCCGTCGGGGCTGCGGGAACGGGAGCTGCAGGAGAACCTGACGCGCTTCCTCACCCTGGAACAGCCGCTCGGAGTCAACTACCAGCTCCAGCCGCTGGAGGCCCACATGGTGGAGTACCTGCTGCCGGACAGGCCGCACGACTGGAACCCCAAGGTGGCCAAGCGGGTGGAACTGGCCCTGCTCGAACAGCTCGAGTCGCTGGAGGACAAGGTGGCCAGCGCCTCGATGCAGCTGAAGAACTGGCAGGTGCCCAATCGCGTCGAGGGCGAGCAGAGCCTGCCGGAGCCGGAGGAGGTCAGCGAGGAGGACTTTATCAGCATCATTCCCATGATCCGGGAGCGGATCATCGATCTGGAGGCCAACATTGAGCGGCGCTACCTGAAGCCGCCGCTCGGCTCCCAGACTGGCGATGCCCACCTGGCCGTGATTGCCCAGAACCAGCACACCTCCACCCAGACCCAGAACTCGGCCTCTGCCGCGGCCTATCTGCTtcagatgcagcagcagcagttggtccagcagcagcagcagcagcaacagcaacagcatcaccagcaccagcaacaaccGGGAGGAAACAGTCTCAATCCCTCATCCTTCAACGAGCGCACCATGGCCCTGGCAGCAGCCGCCGCGGCTGCCGCGCCCAACTCCAGCAACGCCTCCGGCTGTCCGGGCGAGTCTGGCAGCGTGGAGCCCGTCTCTGGCAACGTCTCGCCAGCCAGCAACTGCGACAGCGACAGGGACGAGAAGGTGGAGAACATACCCAAGGGCCTGGTGCAGTGGCGGGATGCAGTGGCCCGGTCCCACACCACGGCCCAGCTGGCCATGGCCCTCTACGTGCTGGAGTCCTGTGTGGCGTGGGACAAGAGCATTATGAAAGCG AATTGCCAGTTCTGCACCTCGGGCGAGAACGAGGATAAGCTGCTCCTGTGCGATGGCTGCGACAAGGGCTACCATACGTACTGCTTCAAGCCCAAAATGGACAACATACCCGATGGCGACTG GTACTGCTACGAGTGCGTGAACAAGGCCACCAATGAGCGCAAATGCATCGTGTGCGGCGGCCATCGTCCCTCGCCGGTGGGCAAGATGATCTACTGCGATCTGTGTCCGCGGGCCTACCACGCCGACTGCTACATCCCACCGCTGCTGAAGGTGCCGCGCGGCAAGTGGTACTGCCACGGCTGCATTGCACGGGCCCCGCCGCCCAAGAAGCGGAGTGgcggcaccagcagcagcagcagcaagtcGCGTCGCGATCGCGATGCCAGCACAGCCGCCAAGCGGCGCAACGACAAGCCAGGACTACCAGGGCCAGTGGGTGCCACCAGCATGGAGCACTTGCCCCAAATGGGGGGAGGGGACGCGCAGCACCAGCTGCAACAGTCGCTGAATTCGTCGCACGACGAGTCCATGACATCGCTGCCGCCGCCTTTGAG TCCGGCGCATTCGGTtgcctcggccacgttcgagGATCAGCAGCACACCAACTCAATCGACAGCAGCCGTTTCCAGGCGCATCtgggcaacagcaacagcaacaacaacgggGTCGTGCCGCTGCCCGAGGAAGTGGCTATCGCTGCGACCGGCTACCCGGTCTATCCGCCAGCCAGCGCCTTTGCCGCTGGTCTGGTGAACCCCACAGGACCCACAGCTCTGCCCATACTTCCCGTACCCCATGGACCGATGCAGTTCAGCAACGTGGCCATGTCGCCACGGGCTGTGACGCCAACCCGAACGCCTACGCCGACACCGGCGCCGACACCACCGCCACCCGGGCCACTGCATCCGCCCGTGCCCACATCGACGACACCGCTGCTCATGCAGGCCTCGCCGACGGCCCTAAACGCCATCTGCCAGTCGCCGCCGCATCAGCAGCCGATGACCATGCCCTCGCCGCGTGCCTGCACACCCACACCACCCACGGTGGGAGCGGCAGGGGGAGTGGGAGTAACGCAAATGTCACCGCCGCCCATCAATATACATGCCATACAGGAGGCCAAGGAGAAGCTTAAACAGGAGAAGAAGGAGAAGCACGCGACCAAGAAGCTCATGAAGGAGTTGGCCGTTTGCAAGACGCTCCTGGCCGAAATGGAG CTTCACGAGGATTCGTGGCCATTTCTGTTGCCCGTGAACACCAAACAGTTTCCCACTTATCGCAAAATTATCAAATCTCCCATGGACCTATCCACCATTAAGAAGAAGCTCCATGATTTGAG CTACAAGGCACGCGAGGACTTTTGCGTGGATGTGCGACAGATCTTCGACAACTGTGAAATGTTCAACGAGGATGATTCGCCTGTGGGAAAGGCGGGGCACGGCATGCGCAAGTTCTTCGAGTCCCGCTGGGCAGAGATGACCGAGAAGCACTCCTGA